From one Prochlorococcus marinus str. MIT 0912 genomic stretch:
- the prmA gene encoding 50S ribosomal protein L11 methyltransferase, translated as MQNSQFRWLRFEQEFPVELEDSFYWLLSNLEIHRFSLEHDPIENLTKTLFIWIPSNECSVREQESLVKSLISLAKTFDLTLAPCKWIEVKDEDWSLSWKKSWKPDPIGKSILILPAWLDVPEKFLERKIIRLDPGSAFGTGSHPSTRLCIEALDNDPPVGQVIADIGCGSGILSIAALKLGAKSTFSVDIDSLAISATRINADLNDIPENLLNFFLGSIEEIEANMPTKKIDLVLCNILAPVIKLLGPDFEKIIGHKGKVILSGLLVEQIEELKDFFLPLGWQVLEIKTKDQWALMVLTQDLP; from the coding sequence TTGCAAAACTCCCAGTTTCGTTGGTTGAGATTTGAGCAGGAATTTCCTGTTGAGCTGGAAGATTCTTTTTATTGGCTTCTGAGCAATCTAGAAATTCATAGATTTTCTCTAGAGCATGATCCCATTGAAAATTTGACTAAAACTCTCTTTATATGGATTCCATCGAATGAGTGCTCAGTTAGAGAACAAGAGAGCCTAGTTAAATCATTAATCTCATTGGCAAAAACTTTTGACCTGACTTTGGCTCCTTGCAAATGGATTGAAGTAAAAGATGAAGATTGGAGCTTAAGTTGGAAAAAAAGTTGGAAGCCTGATCCAATAGGAAAATCAATTTTAATTTTACCTGCATGGTTAGACGTTCCTGAAAAATTTTTAGAACGAAAAATCATTCGTTTAGATCCTGGAAGCGCTTTTGGAACTGGCAGCCATCCTTCTACTAGGCTATGTATTGAAGCCTTGGATAATGATCCTCCAGTAGGTCAAGTAATTGCTGATATAGGTTGTGGGAGCGGAATACTATCCATAGCTGCATTGAAATTAGGTGCAAAGAGTACTTTCTCAGTTGATATAGATTCTTTAGCAATATCAGCCACCAGAATTAATGCGGATTTAAATGATATTCCTGAAAACCTCTTAAATTTTTTTCTTGGTTCTATTGAAGAAATTGAGGCGAATATGCCTACGAAAAAAATTGATTTAGTTCTATGCAATATTCTTGCGCCTGTCATAAAATTATTAGGACCCGATTTCGAAAAAATTATTGGTCATAAAGGAAAGGTAATTTTGTCTGGTTTATTAGTTGAGCAAATTGAAGAACTAAAAGATTTCTTTTTACCACTTGGTTGGCAAGTTCTTGAAATCAAAACAAAAGATCAATGGGCCTTAATGGTATTGACTCAGGATTTACCTTAA